The following proteins are encoded in a genomic region of Oceanisphaera profunda:
- a CDS encoding DUF1107 domain-containing protein, which yields MRTFQKYQPLLVAKHVKGFFSGRVYIQGRGDFSYAKGMLIMPDDAKPEHQDTVQEINQLIVELQANAMAA from the coding sequence ATGCGTACGTTTCAGAAGTATCAGCCGTTATTAGTGGCGAAACATGTAAAGGGATTTTTCAGCGGGCGAGTATATATTCAGGGCCGCGGCGATTTTAGTTACGCTAAAGGCATGCTCATTATGCCGGACGACGCTAAGCCAGAGCACCAAGACACGGTACAAGAAATTAACCAGCTGATCGTCGAACTGCAAGCCAACGCCATGGCAGCTTAA
- the smrB gene encoding endonuclease SmrB translates to MTPSPFPEDDDQALFKAAVQGVRKIKQDTIIPHRAPVKVKAQRQMVRKDRAQAHPFSDVYEPYLDQEGPTRYREPDTSAYELKKLRRGDYVPEFFLDLHGLTQAQAKDELSALLLAAKRQHVQCVSIMHGHGKNILKQRLPMWLVQHPQVLAFHQATRAWGGDAALLVLLRIEI, encoded by the coding sequence ATGACCCCCTCCCCTTTCCCAGAAGACGACGATCAAGCGCTCTTTAAAGCAGCGGTGCAGGGTGTCCGCAAAATAAAGCAGGATACCATAATTCCGCATCGGGCACCGGTCAAGGTAAAAGCCCAGCGACAAATGGTACGCAAAGACAGGGCGCAAGCGCACCCTTTTTCTGATGTTTATGAACCTTATTTAGATCAAGAAGGCCCCACGCGCTATCGCGAGCCCGATACCTCGGCCTATGAGCTAAAGAAACTACGCCGCGGCGACTATGTGCCGGAGTTCTTTTTAGACTTACACGGCTTAACCCAAGCACAAGCCAAAGACGAATTATCGGCGCTATTGTTGGCCGCTAAGCGCCAGCACGTGCAGTGTGTGTCCATCATGCATGGCCATGGTAAGAATATTTTAAAGCAACGCCTGCCCATGTGGTTGGTGCAACACCCGCAAGTGTTGGCATTTCATCAAGCCACCCGCGCCTGGGGCGGCGATGCCGCTTTGCTGGTGTTGTTAAGGATAGAGATTTGA
- the prmB gene encoding 50S ribosomal protein L3 N(5)-glutamine methyltransferase — protein MDTLINEEALIELHTIGDWLRFSVSHFQQAGLFYGHGTDNAWDEAIQLILPLLHLPQGCPPQIQNARLLTSERKLLLDALKVRVEQRIPTPYITHTAWFAGYEFYVDERVLIPRSPIAELIDGRFAPWLALEPKRILDMCTGSGCIAIALAHSFPDAEVDALDISRDALDVAEINIQNHGLEQQVTPIESDIFSALPKGDKYDLMVVNPPYVDEEDMSDLPEEFQHEPELALASGFDGLDFTRRLLAEACDFLSEDGLLVLEVGNSQIHMEEAYPELPLTWIEFEKGGHGVCVISRRDLVPFQQQFNN, from the coding sequence TTGGACACGCTTATTAATGAAGAAGCGCTCATAGAGCTGCATACAATAGGGGACTGGCTGCGTTTTTCCGTCAGCCATTTTCAACAAGCCGGCTTGTTTTATGGCCACGGCACCGATAATGCGTGGGATGAAGCCATACAGCTGATACTGCCTTTGCTGCATCTGCCACAAGGTTGCCCGCCACAAATCCAAAATGCCCGCTTACTGACCAGTGAGCGCAAATTGCTGCTGGACGCACTAAAAGTGCGCGTCGAGCAGCGCATTCCCACGCCTTATATTACCCATACTGCTTGGTTTGCGGGTTATGAATTTTATGTGGATGAGCGGGTATTAATCCCTCGCTCGCCCATTGCTGAGCTGATCGATGGTCGCTTTGCGCCTTGGTTGGCCCTAGAGCCCAAACGTATTTTAGATATGTGTACCGGCTCTGGCTGTATTGCCATCGCCTTGGCGCACAGTTTCCCGGATGCAGAAGTGGATGCTCTGGATATTTCTCGCGATGCGCTGGATGTGGCGGAAATCAATATCCAAAACCACGGTTTAGAGCAACAAGTGACGCCCATTGAGTCTGACATCTTCTCCGCGCTGCCTAAAGGCGATAAATACGACTTGATGGTGGTGAATCCGCCCTACGTCGATGAAGAAGACATGAGCGACTTGCCAGAAGAGTTTCAGCATGAGCCAGAATTGGCGCTGGCCTCCGGCTTTGATGGTCTGGATTTCACTCGCCGTTTATTGGCCGAGGCTTGCGACTTCTTATCAGAAGATGGCTTACTGGTGCTAGAAGTGGGCAACAGCCAAATCCACATGGAAGAAGCCTATCCTGAGTTGCCGCTCACCTGGATTGAATTTGAAAAGGGTGGCCATGGCGTATGCGTGATCAGCCGTCGCGATCTGGTGCCTTTTCAGCAGCAATTTAATAATTAA
- the aroC gene encoding chorismate synthase, producing MAGNSIGTLFRVSTFGESHGIALGAVVDGVPPGIELCEADLQQDLDRRKPGTSRFTTQRREADEVRILSGVFEGKTTGTSIGLLIENTDQRSKDYSDIKDLFRPGHADYTYHQKYGIRDYRGGGRSSARETAMRVAAGAIAKKVLAKYGVSIFGHLTQLGPIKAEAFDKSVIETNPFFFADAGKLEELDQYMRDLKKEGNSIGAKIQVVAQGVPVGLGEPVFDRLDADIAHALMSINAVKGVEIGDGFAVVEQKGSEHRDEMQPDGFASNHAGGILGGISSGQDIVASIALKPTSSIMVPGNTINTTGEAAELVTRGRHDPCVGIRAVPIAEAMLAIVLLDHLLMHRGQNAEVFTLTPKLV from the coding sequence ATGGCAGGGAACAGTATTGGTACCCTTTTTCGCGTTTCAACCTTTGGTGAAAGCCACGGGATTGCCTTAGGCGCAGTCGTGGACGGTGTACCGCCCGGTATTGAGCTATGCGAAGCGGACTTACAACAAGATCTCGACCGTCGTAAGCCCGGCACCTCGCGCTTTACCACCCAAAGACGGGAAGCCGATGAAGTACGCATTTTAAGCGGCGTATTTGAAGGCAAAACCACCGGCACCTCGATTGGTCTCTTGATTGAAAATACCGATCAGCGCTCTAAAGATTATTCCGATATTAAAGACCTGTTTCGTCCGGGGCACGCGGACTATACCTATCACCAAAAATACGGCATTCGCGATTATCGCGGCGGCGGTCGCTCTTCGGCTCGCGAAACCGCGATGCGCGTGGCAGCCGGTGCTATCGCTAAAAAGGTGTTGGCGAAATACGGCGTGTCCATCTTTGGTCATCTTACGCAGCTCGGCCCGATTAAAGCCGAAGCCTTCGATAAAAGCGTGATTGAAACTAATCCGTTCTTTTTTGCCGATGCGGGCAAACTGGAAGAGCTAGATCAGTACATGCGCGACTTGAAAAAAGAAGGCAACTCCATTGGTGCCAAAATTCAGGTGGTGGCGCAAGGTGTACCTGTTGGGTTAGGCGAGCCGGTATTTGACCGCTTAGATGCAGATATTGCCCATGCATTAATGAGCATTAACGCGGTAAAAGGCGTGGAAATTGGGGATGGTTTTGCAGTAGTCGAGCAAAAAGGCTCTGAGCACCGTGATGAAATGCAGCCCGATGGTTTTGCGAGCAACCATGCCGGCGGCATCTTGGGTGGCATTTCTAGCGGCCAAGACATAGTGGCCAGCATAGCGCTGAAACCCACTTCCAGCATTATGGTGCCCGGCAATACCATTAACACGACCGGCGAAGCGGCAGAATTAGTGACCCGTGGCCGTCACGATCCCTGTGTGGGTATTCGTGCGGTACCTATCGCCGAAGCCATGTTGGCCATCGTGTTACTGGATCATCTGTTGATGCACCGTGGGCAAAACGCCGAAGTGTTTACGCTGACGCCCAAGCTCGTTTAA
- a CDS encoding elongation factor P hydroxylase, which yields MSFCYGDLISLFNQCFAASHNTRLELSDGEPIYLPADSQIDHHRILFAHGFFASALHEVAHWMLAGDARRLQEDYGYWYCPDGRDGTQQSQFEGVEVKPQAIEWALSLCCGFHFNVSCDNLNGSVEPDRHAFKARVREQALYYVEQGFPERPQILMQALAKHYGQALPTAASFSL from the coding sequence ATGTCATTTTGCTATGGGGATCTCATTTCCCTGTTTAACCAATGCTTTGCCGCCAGTCACAATACGCGCCTTGAGTTGAGCGATGGCGAGCCTATTTATTTGCCCGCCGACAGCCAGATTGATCATCATCGCATCTTGTTTGCCCATGGCTTTTTTGCCAGTGCGCTGCATGAAGTGGCACACTGGATGTTAGCCGGTGACGCACGTCGCTTACAAGAAGATTACGGTTACTGGTATTGTCCTGATGGCCGAGATGGCACACAACAAAGCCAGTTTGAAGGTGTAGAAGTGAAACCCCAAGCTATTGAATGGGCATTGTCACTGTGCTGCGGCTTTCATTTTAATGTGAGCTGCGACAACTTAAACGGCAGCGTTGAGCCAGACCGGCACGCTTTTAAGGCGCGAGTGCGTGAGCAAGCGCTCTATTATGTGGAGCAAGGCTTTCCCGAGCGCCCCCAGATCTTAATGCAAGCATTAGCGAAGCACTATGGCCAAGCGTTACCAACGGCGGCCAGTTTTAGCTTATGA
- a CDS encoding ATP-NAD kinase family protein codes for MFKIGLIINPLAGLGGSVGLKGSDGLAEQALALGAEPRALQRTGLALAELAAVHQQFTVYTVAGDMGETVCQALKLSYQVCYQPQSGLTTADDTKAAVSQLVAQGIDLLLFAGGDGTARDVCAVVPKNLCVLGIPAGVKIHSGVYGVTPAATGRLLAKLIAGEPVSLLSAEVMDIDEAAFRAGLVQAKRYGDMLVPNDLSYVQSVKASGVESDELVLLDIADDIIERMQEAPDHYYIMGSGSTVAAVMARLGLPNTLLGVDLVHQQQVVASDLDAQRLYQLIHDKPTKLVITLIGGQGHIFGRGNQQLSPQVIRSVGQENIWLLATKRKLNALQGRPLRVDTNDPQLDQALSGLMRVVTGFNDEVLVRVANPEFEA; via the coding sequence ATGTTCAAAATTGGCTTGATTATCAATCCGCTGGCGGGGCTCGGTGGCAGCGTTGGCCTAAAGGGTAGCGACGGTTTGGCCGAACAAGCACTGGCCTTAGGTGCCGAGCCACGCGCCTTGCAACGCACGGGGCTGGCGCTGGCCGAGCTTGCGGCTGTGCATCAACAGTTTACGGTGTACACCGTGGCCGGTGATATGGGCGAAACCGTCTGCCAAGCGCTGAAGTTATCTTATCAAGTCTGTTATCAACCCCAAAGCGGGCTTACTACGGCAGACGATACAAAAGCCGCCGTGAGCCAGCTAGTTGCGCAGGGCATTGATTTATTATTGTTTGCCGGGGGAGATGGCACGGCACGAGATGTGTGTGCCGTGGTACCTAAAAATCTGTGCGTGTTAGGCATACCGGCCGGTGTTAAAATTCATTCCGGTGTGTATGGCGTGACGCCGGCCGCCACCGGTCGCTTACTGGCCAAGCTAATTGCTGGGGAGCCGGTGAGCTTATTGTCCGCTGAGGTGATGGACATAGACGAAGCGGCGTTTCGAGCAGGTCTAGTGCAGGCCAAACGCTACGGTGACATGCTAGTACCCAATGATTTAAGCTATGTGCAGTCGGTAAAAGCGTCGGGCGTGGAGTCTGATGAACTGGTGCTGCTTGATATTGCCGATGATATTATCGAACGTATGCAAGAAGCGCCGGACCATTACTATATTATGGGCTCAGGCAGCACGGTGGCGGCAGTGATGGCTCGACTTGGGCTACCTAATACCTTGCTTGGTGTGGATCTCGTGCATCAGCAGCAGGTAGTGGCGAGTGATTTGGATGCACAGCGTTTATATCAACTGATCCATGATAAGCCGACTAAATTGGTGATCACCTTAATCGGTGGTCAGGGTCATATTTTTGGCCGAGGCAATCAACAGCTTAGCCCTCAGGTGATACGCAGCGTAGGGCAAGAGAATATCTGGCTATTGGCGACTAAACGTAAGCTTAATGCGCTGCAAGGTCGCCCGTTGCGAGTAGACACGAACGATCCACAATTAGACCAAGCATTGAGCGGGCTAATGCGTGTGGTCACAGGTTTTAATGATGAAGTTTTGGTGCGGGTGGCAAACCCGGAATTTGAGGCGTAA
- a CDS encoding YfcL family protein translates to MNIFEFERLLLAEIDDNIATATDDQLFAGGYLRGHITLSVAGCDIDGRTHLRDVKARVNRSLHDAIMAGELNEQDQALVEGFWADLIDKVEQASIAE, encoded by the coding sequence ATGAATATTTTTGAATTTGAACGACTGCTGTTAGCTGAAATTGACGACAATATCGCCACCGCAACCGACGATCAGCTGTTTGCCGGCGGTTACTTGCGCGGCCACATTACCTTATCGGTGGCTGGCTGTGATATTGACGGCCGCACCCATTTGCGTGACGTTAAAGCGCGGGTAAATCGCAGCCTGCATGACGCCATTATGGCCGGCGAGCTGAACGAACAAGATCAAGCGCTGGTAGAAGGCTTTTGGGCGGATCTTATCGATAAAGTCGAGCAAGCCAGCATAGCGGAGTAG
- the cysN gene encoding sulfate adenylyltransferase subunit CysN, which yields MNLSSLIETDIEEYLKAHEQKSLLRFITCGSVDDGKSTLIGRLLFESKMLFEDQLAAMEADSKKWGTQGEEIDFALLVDGLAAEREQGITIDVAYRFFSTDKRKFIVADTPGHEQYTRNMVTGASTADAAILMVDARKGILTQTRRHSYLMSLLGIRHIIVAINKMDLVEYSQARFDEIQAEYAAFAEQLGLQNVTYIPLSAFKGDNIVEPSPRMPWYAAPQYHGESLMNFLETVEIDDIRMQRAPFRLPVQWVNRPNLDFRGFSGTITSGVVKPGDRIRVQPSGKESEVARIVTYSGDLEQAVAGQSITLTLKDEIDISRGDVISIAEAPAETADQFESTIVWMHEDALLPGRPYLLKIGTQTVTASITDIKYQVNVNTLEHTAAKQLELNGIAVCNINLDRAIAFDDYQTNKDTGGFILIDRLNNTTVAAGMLHFALRRSQNIHYQHVDVNKEVRAQAKGQTPSVLWFTGLSGAGKSTIANLVEKKLHALGSHTYLLDGDNVRHGLNKDLGFTDADRVENIRRIGEVSKLMVDAGLIVLTAFISPFTAERRMAREQLAEGEFIEVFVDTPLAVAEERDVKGLYKKARSGELKNFTGIDSAYERPAAPEIHLDAAKLSADEAADLVIAELRKRGIIHG from the coding sequence ATGAATTTATCATCTCTGATTGAAACGGATATTGAAGAATATTTGAAGGCGCACGAGCAAAAGAGTCTATTGCGCTTTATCACTTGTGGCAGTGTGGACGACGGCAAAAGTACCCTGATTGGGCGCTTGCTGTTTGAATCCAAGATGCTATTTGAAGACCAGTTAGCTGCCATGGAAGCGGACTCCAAGAAATGGGGTACCCAAGGCGAAGAGATCGACTTCGCACTGTTAGTGGATGGCTTAGCCGCCGAGCGTGAGCAAGGCATCACCATAGACGTGGCGTATCGCTTCTTCTCCACCGATAAGCGTAAGTTTATCGTCGCCGATACCCCCGGCCACGAGCAATACACCCGTAACATGGTGACCGGCGCTTCTACCGCAGACGCCGCCATTCTAATGGTCGATGCCCGTAAAGGCATTTTGACGCAAACTCGCCGTCACAGCTATTTGATGTCGCTTTTGGGTATTCGCCATATTATCGTCGCCATCAACAAGATGGACTTGGTGGAGTATTCTCAAGCACGCTTTGATGAAATCCAAGCCGAATACGCCGCCTTTGCTGAACAACTGGGCTTGCAGAACGTCACCTATATACCGCTGTCGGCCTTTAAAGGCGACAACATAGTTGAGCCTAGCCCACGCATGCCTTGGTACGCTGCGCCTCAGTATCATGGTGAGTCGCTAATGAATTTCTTAGAGACAGTCGAAATTGATGATATTCGCATGCAGCGCGCACCCTTTCGTTTACCCGTACAGTGGGTAAACCGCCCTAACTTAGACTTTCGCGGTTTCTCGGGCACCATTACCAGTGGCGTCGTTAAGCCGGGCGATCGCATTCGGGTGCAGCCTTCGGGCAAAGAAAGTGAAGTGGCACGTATCGTGACTTACTCAGGCGATCTTGAGCAAGCTGTCGCCGGCCAGTCCATTACCTTAACGCTGAAAGATGAAATTGATATCTCGCGCGGGGATGTGATCTCCATAGCCGAGGCACCTGCCGAGACCGCTGACCAATTTGAAAGCACCATAGTGTGGATGCATGAAGATGCCCTGCTGCCCGGTCGCCCTTACCTGTTAAAAATTGGCACCCAAACCGTGACCGCCAGCATTACCGATATTAAATATCAGGTAAACGTCAATACGTTGGAGCACACGGCGGCCAAGCAATTAGAGTTGAACGGCATTGCGGTGTGTAATATCAATCTCGACCGCGCCATTGCCTTTGATGATTACCAAACCAACAAAGACACCGGCGGTTTTATCTTAATCGACCGCTTAAATAACACCACAGTCGCCGCCGGCATGCTGCACTTTGCACTGCGCCGCAGCCAAAACATTCACTATCAACATGTGGATGTGAATAAAGAAGTACGTGCACAGGCCAAAGGCCAAACGCCGAGTGTGTTGTGGTTTACCGGTTTATCCGGTGCCGGTAAGTCGACCATTGCCAACTTGGTAGAGAAAAAGCTGCATGCTCTTGGCAGTCACACCTACCTGCTGGACGGCGATAACGTGCGTCACGGCTTAAACAAAGACTTGGGCTTTACCGATGCAGACCGGGTAGAGAACATTCGCCGTATTGGTGAAGTGTCTAAGTTAATGGTGGATGCGGGCTTAATCGTGCTCACCGCCTTTATCTCGCCCTTTACTGCCGAGCGTCGTATGGCACGCGAGCAGTTGGCGGAAGGTGAGTTTATTGAAGTGTTTGTTGATACGCCGCTCGCCGTCGCTGAAGAGCGCGATGTAAAAGGCTTGTATAAGAAGGCTCGTAGCGGTGAGTTAAAGAACTTCACCGGTATCGACTCCGCTTATGAACGCCCAGCAGCGCCAGAAATCCACTTGGATGCGGCTAAGCTGAGTGCTGACGAAGCGGCAGATTTGGTTATCGCTGAGCTACGCAAACGCGGCATTATTCACGGCTAA
- the cysD gene encoding sulfate adenylyltransferase subunit CysD — translation MNLTHLQRLEAESIHIMREVVAEADNPVMLYSIGKDSAVMLHLAMKAFYPSLPPFPLLHVDTRWKFREMYTFRDQMVEKLGLELLTHVNPEAIEKDINPFTHGSAIHTDITKTEGLKQALDHYGFDAAFGGARRDEEKSRAKERIFSFRTEQHRWDPKNQRPELWKLYNARKHKGESIRVFPISNWTELDIWQYIHLENIPIVPLYLAAPRPVVERDGTLIMVDDERMPLKEGEVPMITNVRFRTLGCYPLTGAVESEATTLPEIIQEMLLTKTSERQGRMIDHDSSASMEKKKQEGYF, via the coding sequence ATGAATCTAACGCACCTACAACGGCTTGAAGCCGAAAGTATTCACATTATGCGGGAAGTGGTGGCCGAGGCCGACAACCCCGTTATGTTGTATTCCATCGGTAAAGACAGCGCCGTTATGCTGCACTTGGCGATGAAAGCCTTTTATCCTTCTTTGCCGCCTTTTCCTTTGCTGCATGTGGATACGCGCTGGAAGTTTCGCGAGATGTATACCTTTCGTGACCAGATGGTAGAAAAACTCGGTCTTGAGTTGCTGACTCACGTTAATCCGGAAGCCATTGAGAAAGACATTAACCCTTTCACTCACGGCTCGGCTATCCATACGGATATTACCAAAACCGAGGGCTTGAAGCAGGCTTTGGATCACTATGGTTTTGATGCCGCCTTTGGTGGTGCTCGCCGTGATGAAGAAAAGTCTCGTGCCAAAGAGCGTATTTTCTCGTTCCGTACCGAGCAACATCGTTGGGATCCGAAAAATCAGCGCCCTGAATTGTGGAAGCTCTATAACGCGCGCAAGCACAAGGGTGAGTCGATTCGCGTATTCCCAATCTCAAACTGGACCGAGCTGGATATCTGGCAGTACATCCATTTAGAAAACATTCCCATTGTGCCTTTGTATCTGGCCGCACCTCGTCCAGTAGTAGAGCGCGACGGTACCTTGATCATGGTTGACGACGAGCGCATGCCGTTAAAAGAAGGCGAAGTGCCCATGATCACGAATGTGCGCTTTAGAACCCTAGGCTGTTATCCGTTAACGGGAGCTGTGGAGTCAGAAGCCACCACCTTGCCGGAAATTATTCAAGAAATGCTGCTGACCAAAACCTCAGAGCGCCAAGGCCGCATGATAGATCACGACTCGTCAGCGTCCATGGAGAAGAAGAAACAAGAAGGTTATTTCTAA
- a CDS encoding SLC13 family permease translates to MTAYWVLASIGVLLALLIQGRVAPAVLFTSWAVGFVLLGITEQQALLNSFSNSALMTLVVLMLVSLALERSPLLDRLSDALLKGRESMASLRLMGVTAFMSAFLNNTAVVGSLLGVISRQRYIPASRLLIPLSYASILGGITTLVGTSTNLVVNSFVINAGLPPLGMFQFTLVGLPVALICIVGLMFSARLLPKNRVLDQEVAQSYFLEAQVMAGSSLIGHSIEANQLRNLDGLFLLEIVRHDRLLSPVTPEEVIEENDVLVFTGEVEKVQTLQRFSGLQLFGTQADRLLASNLVEVVISHESELPKRTLREVDFRTLFNAGVVGIRRGKRRLTGQLGHISLRVGDSLLLAVGPDFKEQRNIDRNFHILSGSLQRPKLATQQSLLAFIGFGAVIALSAFNLVPLLNGLLMLLALLLVTKVLTLSELRRRFPFELWLIIGSALTVAKALESSGGAQLVADAVRSVCSGYGVYGAFIGVFFITLILTEVVTNNAAAALVFPIGLSTATAFGADPMPFIMAVAFGASACFIIPFGYQTHLMVYSPGRYRMVDYFKVGLPVSILYSASVLTLVPMVFPF, encoded by the coding sequence ATGACAGCATATTGGGTATTAGCATCGATTGGCGTGCTGTTGGCTTTGCTGATCCAGGGGCGGGTGGCGCCTGCCGTTTTGTTTACATCTTGGGCGGTCGGTTTCGTACTGCTCGGCATTACCGAGCAGCAAGCCTTGCTCAATAGTTTCTCGAATTCCGCACTCATGACGTTAGTGGTATTGATGCTGGTATCTTTGGCGTTGGAGCGCTCGCCGCTGCTAGACCGACTATCGGATGCCTTATTAAAAGGCCGCGAGTCCATGGCCAGCCTGCGCTTAATGGGGGTGACCGCTTTTATGTCGGCGTTTTTAAATAACACCGCCGTGGTGGGTTCTTTGCTGGGCGTTATCTCTCGCCAGCGCTATATCCCTGCTTCACGCTTACTGATCCCACTTTCTTATGCGTCTATTCTTGGCGGCATTACCACTTTGGTGGGCACCTCCACCAACTTGGTGGTGAATTCCTTTGTGATTAATGCCGGTTTACCGCCGCTGGGCATGTTTCAGTTTACGTTAGTCGGCCTGCCGGTGGCGCTAATTTGTATTGTTGGGTTGATGTTTAGCGCGCGTTTATTACCGAAGAACCGGGTGTTGGATCAAGAAGTGGCACAGTCTTACTTTCTCGAAGCACAAGTGATGGCAGGCTCGTCATTGATTGGCCACAGCATCGAAGCCAACCAACTGCGTAACTTAGATGGCTTATTCTTACTGGAAATTGTGCGCCACGACCGCTTATTAAGCCCAGTTACCCCAGAAGAAGTGATTGAAGAGAATGATGTGCTGGTGTTTACCGGTGAAGTTGAAAAAGTACAAACGCTGCAGCGTTTTTCCGGCCTGCAATTATTTGGCACTCAAGCTGACCGCTTATTGGCATCAAATTTAGTGGAAGTGGTGATCAGTCATGAGTCGGAGTTACCAAAACGTACCTTGCGGGAAGTGGACTTTAGAACCTTATTTAATGCCGGTGTGGTGGGCATTCGCCGTGGTAAACGCCGGTTAACCGGTCAATTGGGTCACATATCGCTGCGTGTAGGTGATAGCTTATTATTAGCCGTGGGTCCGGACTTTAAAGAGCAGCGCAACATTGATCGTAACTTTCATATCCTCAGTGGCAGCCTACAAAGACCTAAGCTGGCCACCCAACAGAGCTTATTGGCTTTTATTGGTTTTGGCGCTGTGATTGCGTTATCAGCCTTCAATCTAGTGCCGTTACTAAACGGCCTGCTGATGCTGCTGGCGCTATTACTGGTGACTAAAGTGCTGACGCTCAGCGAGTTACGCCGGCGCTTTCCGTTTGAATTGTGGCTAATTATTGGCTCGGCGCTCACCGTGGCCAAGGCATTAGAAAGTTCAGGCGGGGCGCAATTGGTGGCCGATGCGGTGCGCAGTGTGTGCAGTGGCTATGGAGTGTACGGTGCTTTTATTGGCGTGTTTTTTATCACCCTTATTTTAACGGAAGTGGTGACCAATAATGCGGCGGCGGCCTTGGTGTTTCCTATCGGCTTATCCACCGCGACCGCCTTTGGTGCGGATCCCATGCCGTTTATTATGGCGGTGGCCTTTGGTGCCAGCGCTTGTTTTATTATTCCGTTTGGCTATCAAACACATTTGATGGTGTATTCACCGGGCCGTTATCGCATGGTGGATTACTTTAAAGTCGGCTTGCCGGTGAGCATCTTGTATTCAGCGAGTGTGCTTACGCTGGTGCCCATGGTATTCCCGTTCTAA
- a CDS encoding CsbD family protein — protein MNEDIAKGNWKQFKGKVKEQWGKLTDDDIDVIDGKREQLVGKVQERVGIAQDEAEKQVSDWEKTHKYKW, from the coding sequence ATGAACGAAGACATCGCTAAAGGCAACTGGAAGCAGTTTAAAGGAAAAGTGAAAGAGCAATGGGGAAAACTAACCGATGATGACATTGATGTCATTGACGGAAAACGCGAACAGCTGGTAGGCAAAGTGCAAGAGCGTGTTGGCATTGCTCAAGATGAAGCTGAAAAGCAAGTTTCCGACTGGGAAAAGACCCATAAATATAAGTGGTAG
- a CDS encoding TRAP transporter substrate-binding protein encodes MKHINKAIFTLSALAVSVSAHSLELRLGHTGAPTHHYQTISEEFAKEVNDKTNGELTVVVYPSDQLGNQLESTEGVMIGTHDMVLSSDTVLSNWFPDMAVLNLPFLLNSGSDYLKVVNSEVGKHLESQVETQGAVVLGWWENGIRHVTNSKKPIEKPEDLKGLKIRVPEGEIYVDTFKALGAGPTVLSFGELYSALQLKTVDGQENPVAHIVTQNFNEVQDYASKTGHIHMGSPLLINKGLLERIPEEHRNTLVEVARSFGQKHVTLVEELEAKQWKELEEKGMKINEVDTAPFRMSVQSVYDKTESKVTPGLISKVEALLGN; translated from the coding sequence ATGAAGCACATCAATAAAGCAATTTTTACACTTTCTGCCCTTGCTGTTTCAGTATCTGCTCACTCTTTAGAGCTGCGTTTAGGACATACCGGAGCGCCGACGCATCATTATCAAACGATAAGTGAAGAGTTCGCGAAAGAAGTGAATGATAAAACCAATGGAGAACTCACCGTAGTTGTATATCCTTCAGATCAATTAGGGAATCAATTGGAGTCAACCGAAGGTGTGATGATCGGAACACACGATATGGTGCTCTCTTCAGATACCGTGCTTTCTAACTGGTTCCCTGATATGGCGGTTTTGAATCTGCCATTTCTACTAAATTCAGGCTCTGATTACCTCAAGGTTGTTAATAGTGAAGTAGGGAAGCATCTAGAAAGCCAAGTAGAAACCCAAGGTGCTGTGGTTCTTGGCTGGTGGGAAAATGGCATCCGTCATGTGACAAACTCTAAAAAGCCAATTGAAAAGCCTGAAGATTTAAAAGGTCTTAAGATCCGAGTTCCAGAAGGTGAGATCTACGTTGATACCTTTAAAGCATTAGGTGCGGGTCCTACCGTGCTCTCTTTTGGTGAGCTTTATTCGGCACTGCAATTAAAAACGGTAGATGGTCAAGAGAACCCGGTTGCGCATATCGTTACGCAAAACTTTAATGAAGTACAAGATTATGCTTCTAAAACTGGGCATATTCATATGGGTTCTCCATTGCTTATCAATAAAGGTCTGTTAGAGAGAATACCTGAAGAACACAGAAATACCCTCGTTGAAGTCGCCCGTAGTTTTGGCCAAAAACACGTAACACTCGTAGAAGAACTTGAAGCTAAGCAGTGGAAAGAGCTTGAAGAGAAAGGTATGAAAATTAATGAGGTTGATACCGCTCCTTTTAGAATGAGTGTGCAAAGTGTATATGATAAAACAGAAAGTAAAGTTACGCCTGGTCTAATCAGTAAAGTTGAAGCGTTACTCGGTAATTAA